One genomic segment of Acidobacteriota bacterium includes these proteins:
- the cysS gene encoding cysteine--tRNA ligase, producing the protein MYMIHFFNTLSGQVEAFKPIEGNKVRMYTCGPTVYDFAHIGNFRTYVWEDLLRRYLKFRGLEVTQVMNITDVEDKIIKASLQNKIPIDEYTAPYIEAFFKDIDALAIERVEIYPRATHHIKEMIDLAVCLKEKGYTYETGGSLYFRISSFNDYGRLSKLDKRVLRHGARVDSDEYDKENVQDFVLWKGKKEGEPFWPSPFGEGRPGWHLECSAMSMKYLGETFDIHTGGVDNIFPHHENEIAQSEACTGKKFVNYWLHSSHLLVDGEKMAKSKGNFYTLRELLENGYRGRSIRYLLLATHYRKNLNFTFEALKQAEQELERLDDFRYRLESEKVVAGMNERLQEKIREAESEFIQTMDDDLNISGAIGVIFKLIREVNISYDRGEVTAGERDRILSLLRSWDRVLGVIERGREFIDEDIEKMIAQRNEARRNKDYGTADRIRAELLSRGIVLEDTPQGVRWKKR; encoded by the coding sequence ATATATATGATTCATTTCTTCAATACACTGTCGGGGCAGGTGGAGGCGTTTAAACCAATTGAGGGCAACAAAGTGCGCATGTATACCTGCGGCCCGACAGTCTACGACTTTGCCCATATAGGAAATTTCCGCACATATGTCTGGGAAGATCTTCTCAGAAGATATCTGAAATTCAGGGGTCTGGAAGTGACTCAGGTGATGAACATCACGGATGTGGAAGACAAGATCATCAAAGCCTCCCTGCAGAATAAGATCCCGATCGATGAATATACGGCGCCTTACATCGAGGCTTTTTTCAAGGACATCGATGCTCTCGCCATCGAGAGAGTGGAGATCTATCCCCGCGCAACTCACCATATTAAAGAGATGATCGATCTGGCCGTCTGCCTGAAGGAGAAGGGTTACACGTATGAGACGGGCGGCTCGCTCTACTTCAGAATCTCTTCCTTCAATGACTACGGAAGGCTCTCCAAACTGGATAAAAGAGTCCTGAGACATGGAGCAAGAGTGGACAGCGATGAGTACGACAAAGAGAACGTGCAGGATTTCGTCCTCTGGAAAGGAAAGAAAGAGGGAGAACCGTTCTGGCCGAGTCCCTTTGGCGAAGGAAGACCGGGCTGGCATCTGGAATGTTCTGCCATGAGCATGAAGTACCTCGGCGAGACCTTTGACATACATACCGGGGGAGTGGACAACATCTTTCCTCACCACGAGAACGAGATCGCCCAGAGCGAAGCCTGCACGGGCAAGAAGTTTGTCAACTACTGGCTCCATTCCTCTCACCTTCTGGTCGACGGGGAGAAGATGGCCAAGTCGAAGGGGAACTTCTACACCCTGCGTGAACTCCTGGAGAATGGTTACCGGGGGCGCTCCATCAGGTATCTTCTTCTCGCGACTCATTACCGGAAGAACCTCAACTTCACTTTTGAAGCTCTCAAGCAGGCGGAGCAAGAGCTGGAACGGTTAGACGATTTCAGATACAGGCTGGAAAGTGAAAAAGTTGTTGCCGGAATGAACGAAAGACTTCAGGAGAAGATCCGTGAGGCGGAGTCGGAGTTCATTCAGACAATGGACGATGACCTCAATATCTCTGGTGCCATTGGAGTCATCTTCAAGCTTATCAGGGAGGTCAATATCTCCTACGATCGTGGAGAAGTTACCGCAGGAGAGAGGGATCGGATTCTTTCGCTGCTGCGTTCCTGGGACAGGGTCCTTGGCGTCATCGAGAGAGGAAGGGAGTTTATAGATGAAGATATCGAGAAGATGATAGCGCAAAGAAACGAAGCAAGGAGGAATAAAGACTATGGGACAGCGGACAGGATCAGAGCCGAACTCCTTTCCCGGGGAATCGTTCTTGAGGACACGCCGCAGGGTGTGAGATGGAAGAAGAGGTAA
- a CDS encoding RNA polymerase sigma factor, with amino-acid sequence MEETRSEKARGGELDLIERARAGDREAFEALMNRYRKDIYHLAYRIAGNHHDADDIAQDTFVKAYLSLKKFRGFSSFRTWIYSIALNTARTVAGREGKSRKVMVPLTKETIMMAPERKNAEPETEVKERLAELMRLLPARQREVLLLKIFHGMKHREIARALGITAGAAKANLFHAIKFLRSRLEEK; translated from the coding sequence ATGGAAGAGACCCGATCGGAAAAAGCCAGGGGCGGGGAGCTTGATCTAATCGAAAGGGCAAGAGCCGGTGATCGGGAAGCATTTGAAGCTCTGATGAACAGGTACAGAAAAGATATCTATCATCTGGCTTACAGGATAGCCGGGAACCACCACGATGCCGATGATATAGCCCAGGATACCTTCGTCAAAGCTTATCTTTCGCTGAAGAAATTCAGGGGCTTTTCCTCTTTCAGGACCTGGATCTATTCCATAGCCCTCAACACGGCAAGGACCGTTGCGGGGAGAGAAGGAAAGTCAAGGAAGGTGATGGTTCCACTGACAAAAGAAACGATCATGATGGCTCCGGAGCGGAAAAACGCCGAACCTGAGACAGAAGTAAAGGAACGTCTTGCCGAATTGATGCGGCTCCTTCCGGCACGACAGAGGGAGGTGCTCCTTCTCAAGATATTTCACGGGATGAAGCACCGGGAGATCGCGAGGGCCCTGGGAATAACAGCCGGGGCAGCCAAGGCGAACCTCTTTCATGCCATAAAATTTCTGAGGAGCAGACTGGAAGAGAAATAG
- a CDS encoding YraN family protein, giving the protein MKKVIDKERLSRRHIGAMGEELAATYLQRKGYRIIERGFRTRYGEIDIIAVDGNVIAFIEVKMRRSETCGVPGDALDQRKRVRIAGMANHFISMKRWDDRICRFDTVLISATCDGSYEVELIKDAFRME; this is encoded by the coding sequence ATGAAGAAAGTGATCGACAAGGAGAGACTGTCTAGGAGGCACATCGGGGCGATGGGGGAAGAACTTGCCGCAACGTATCTTCAGCGGAAGGGTTACAGGATCATCGAGAGAGGATTTCGAACGAGATACGGCGAAATAGACATCATTGCGGTAGATGGAAATGTCATTGCCTTTATTGAGGTCAAGATGAGGAGAAGCGAAACCTGCGGAGTACCAGGTGATGCTCTCGATCAAAGAAAGCGGGTACGGATCGCAGGCATGGCGAATCATTTCATCTCCATGAAGCGGTGGGATGATAGAATTTGCCGTTTCGATACGGTACTGATCTCCGCTACCTGCGATGGGAGTTACGAAGTCGAATTGATCAAGGACGCCTTCCGGATGGAATAG